In Colwellia sp. M166, a genomic segment contains:
- a CDS encoding DUF4198 domain-containing protein, translated as MNIKKSLLFCLAVAISGQASAHSRWLLPSHFTLSSEQGEWVALDASASNEVFNVDKALSIDALSILTPSGKSVRPSSSYKAHRKSVADYFVEDSGTYKITNNASASYFSSYKVADKRQRARANKAELKAMVPANATDLQTTYGLTRVETYITMNNPTENYGTDGQFLELLPKTHPAEIVENEPATFAFTYHGKVQAGVEIEITPDGARYRNTPDVLKLTTDKNGEITFTPAHAGRYLLIAEYQQDAKNKTLADKEQGGVFLTFEAQLQ; from the coding sequence ATGAATATTAAGAAATCACTATTATTTTGTCTTGCCGTTGCTATTAGTGGCCAAGCTAGTGCGCATTCACGTTGGTTATTACCAAGCCATTTTACGCTTTCGTCAGAACAAGGAGAATGGGTTGCACTAGATGCTTCAGCATCAAACGAAGTATTTAATGTTGATAAAGCATTAAGCATTGATGCACTGAGCATTTTAACGCCATCAGGTAAAAGTGTTCGTCCTTCATCAAGCTACAAAGCACATAGAAAATCTGTGGCTGACTATTTTGTTGAAGATAGCGGTACTTACAAAATCACTAACAACGCAAGCGCGAGTTATTTCTCTAGCTATAAAGTTGCTGATAAACGTCAACGTGCCCGTGCTAACAAAGCTGAATTGAAAGCCATGGTTCCTGCTAATGCCACTGATTTACAAACAACTTACGGTCTAACACGTGTAGAAACTTACATCACCATGAACAACCCGACTGAAAACTACGGCACCGACGGTCAGTTTTTAGAGTTGTTACCAAAAACACACCCGGCTGAAATTGTAGAAAATGAACCGGCAACGTTTGCTTTTACTTATCATGGGAAAGTACAAGCCGGTGTTGAAATTGAAATTACGCCAGACGGTGCTCGTTACCGCAATACCCCTGACGTATTAAAATTGACTACAGATAAAAATGGTGAAATCACTTTTACGCCAGCACATGCCGGTCGTTATTTATTAATTGCTGAATATCAGCAAGACGCTAAAAATAAAACCTTAGCAGATAAAGAGCAAGGTGGCGTATTCCTTACTTTTGAAGCGCAACTGCAATAA
- a CDS encoding PepSY-associated TM helix domain-containing protein translates to MKPSKKTLNLARLIHVYVSMALLTLLLFFSVTGITLNHPEWFSSHQAQVVESELTIDTIAELALSDGQVTSEQQQVITSEIEQAFAVSLQNTKPELMSGELFYSIKQAGKSASIAVDLETGEAFFEQTHYGWWAVLNDLHKGRNTSNFWGWIIDFSSVLFIVFAITGFILAMPQKRFHRTLIVSVSSTLLAIITIIYFA, encoded by the coding sequence ATGAAACCTTCTAAAAAAACCTTAAACCTTGCACGGCTCATTCACGTCTACGTATCTATGGCGCTACTGACCTTATTACTGTTTTTTTCTGTCACAGGGATCACTTTAAATCATCCCGAATGGTTTAGCAGTCATCAAGCACAAGTAGTAGAAAGCGAACTTACCATCGACACTATTGCCGAGCTTGCGCTAAGCGATGGCCAAGTAACAAGTGAGCAACAGCAAGTGATTACTAGCGAAATTGAACAAGCTTTTGCTGTTTCTTTACAAAATACCAAACCAGAGCTGATGTCAGGTGAGTTGTTTTATAGCATAAAACAGGCGGGGAAAAGTGCCAGTATTGCTGTTGACCTTGAAACCGGTGAGGCTTTTTTTGAACAAACTCACTACGGCTGGTGGGCCGTGCTTAATGATTTACATAAGGGTCGAAACACCAGTAACTTTTGGGGCTGGATTATCGACTTTTCTAGCGTGCTATTTATTGTTTTTGCGATCACAGGATTCATTTTGGCCATGCCACAAAAACGCTTTCATCGCACCTTAATCGTTAGTGTTAGCAGCACGCTGCTGGCCATTATTACTATTATTTATTTTGCTTAA
- a CDS encoding VOC family protein, producing MFSHIMIGANDVQASKEFYDAILGEMGHKPGVMDDKGRCFYFTDNGVFALTKPINGEGSCHGNGTTIGFAAASPEQADAWHATGLANGGVDCEDAPGIREGVAGKLYLAYLRDPSNNKICALYRVA from the coding sequence ATGTTTAGTCATATCATGATAGGTGCGAACGATGTACAAGCGTCAAAAGAATTTTACGATGCAATTTTAGGTGAAATGGGCCATAAGCCAGGCGTAATGGACGACAAAGGCCGTTGTTTTTATTTTACCGATAACGGCGTTTTTGCCTTAACCAAGCCAATAAATGGTGAAGGATCTTGTCATGGCAATGGTACAACTATTGGTTTTGCTGCTGCTTCTCCAGAGCAAGCCGATGCATGGCATGCTACGGGTCTTGCTAATGGTGGTGTTGATTGTGAAGACGCTCCTGGTATTCGAGAAGGTGTGGCGGGTAAATTGTATCTTGCTTATCTTCGTGACCCATCAAATAACAAAATTTGTGCACTGTATCGCGTGGCGTAA
- a CDS encoding amidohydrolase — MIKIIDPHLHLFDLNKGSYQWLRPENPPFWPDKHLIAKHFSEQDLTLSSPLSLSGFVHIEAGFDNEQSWREIAWLEETCKRPFRSIAMLDITLPKPLFSQQLEKLMHYQSVVGIRHILDDNAQVMLNNQHTGANLALLADKQLSFELQMPLANTSAVDNLITIIHSTTDLMLSINHAGSPTADKKQQIAWLDNLKRLAKFSTVFIKCSGYEMTDRYYSTNWQHKIIALCLENFGISRVMLASNFPLSLWHGSYQDTWLANTELPYNAVLIQQLCFSNAAQFYKF, encoded by the coding sequence ATGATAAAAATTATCGACCCACATCTTCACCTGTTTGATCTTAATAAAGGCAGCTACCAATGGCTAAGGCCAGAAAATCCCCCTTTCTGGCCAGATAAGCATCTCATTGCAAAGCACTTTTCAGAGCAAGACCTAACTTTAAGCTCCCCCTTAAGCTTATCAGGCTTTGTCCATATTGAAGCCGGGTTTGATAATGAACAGTCATGGCGAGAAATTGCTTGGTTAGAAGAGACCTGCAAGCGACCATTTCGTAGCATTGCGATGCTGGATATTACTTTACCTAAGCCATTATTTTCTCAGCAACTTGAAAAACTAATGCACTATCAAAGCGTGGTCGGTATTCGGCATATTTTAGATGATAATGCACAAGTTATGCTGAACAATCAGCATACTGGTGCTAACTTAGCCCTACTCGCCGATAAGCAGCTGAGTTTTGAGCTGCAAATGCCTCTAGCAAATACTTCGGCAGTCGATAACTTAATAACAATAATACATTCAACAACTGATTTAATGTTATCTATCAATCATGCCGGCTCACCGACAGCAGATAAAAAACAGCAGATAGCGTGGTTAGATAACCTTAAACGTTTGGCTAAATTCAGCACGGTTTTTATCAAATGTTCTGGCTACGAAATGACAGATAGATATTATTCAACTAACTGGCAGCATAAAATTATCGCCTTATGTTTAGAAAATTTTGGCATATCACGAGTAATGTTAGCCAGTAATTTTCCACTAAGTTTGTGGCATGGTAGCTATCAAGATACTTGGCTTGCCAATACCGAACTGCCCTATAATGCTGTACTGATACAGCAATTGTGTTTTAGCAATGCCGCACAATTTTATAAGTTTTAA
- a CDS encoding SDR family NAD(P)-dependent oxidoreductase: MKKVCIVTGGSSGIGLSIVKLFLTKNYQVFNLDITPSTYGDFCPCDITDVQQVNHVITQIAQQGNINVLVSNAGIHFSGSIENTSEADLEHVFNINVKGAYAAIKAVLPAMKAQRNGAIILMSSDQALIAKHNSFAYNLSKAALASMAKTTALDYAQFNIRANAVCPGTIETPLYHQAINNYCEKSGANKVEVHAEEAALQPLGRLGQAEEVAELVYFLGSDKAKFITGSLQVIDGGYTAQ, encoded by the coding sequence ATGAAAAAAGTATGTATTGTTACCGGTGGTAGTTCAGGCATTGGCTTAAGTATTGTTAAGCTATTTTTAACGAAGAATTATCAAGTATTTAACCTAGATATTACCCCATCAACTTATGGTGACTTTTGTCCTTGCGATATCACTGACGTTCAGCAAGTTAATCATGTTATTACGCAGATAGCCCAACAAGGCAATATCAACGTTTTAGTATCTAACGCCGGCATACATTTTTCAGGCTCAATTGAAAACACCAGTGAAGCTGACTTAGAGCACGTATTTAATATTAATGTTAAAGGCGCTTATGCTGCGATCAAAGCGGTATTACCGGCAATGAAAGCGCAACGAAATGGTGCTATTATTTTGATGTCGTCCGATCAAGCGCTGATTGCTAAGCATAACTCTTTTGCTTATAACCTCAGCAAAGCAGCGTTAGCTTCAATGGCAAAAACCACCGCACTTGATTACGCACAGTTTAATATTCGCGCCAATGCCGTTTGCCCTGGCACCATAGAAACCCCGCTTTATCATCAAGCCATTAATAATTATTGTGAAAAATCAGGCGCTAACAAAGTTGAAGTACATGCCGAAGAAGCGGCTTTACAACCACTAGGACGATTAGGACAAGCAGAAGAAGTCGCTGAGCTGGTTTATTTTCTTGGCTCAGATAAAGCTAAGTTTATCACCGGCAGTTTGCAAGTTATTGACGGCGGTTATACCGCACAGTAA
- a CDS encoding DUF2271 domain-containing protein — MKSQLSHYVNKMSKVCLLAFASLLFTLPAAVQANDNVPATLAIKLDLKQQQGEYHPPYVAAWLENTKKDPVRTLLLWRKEPKWLKDIRRWWRNVGRKDAELVDAITSATHAAGTFPLSFKATDDQQQALPQGDYVLYIEVVREKGGRALLKQAFKIDNTAQKFTLNETAETGEITFTVTP, encoded by the coding sequence ATGAAGAGTCAATTATCACACTACGTTAATAAGATGAGTAAAGTATGTTTACTGGCATTTGCTAGCTTGTTATTTACTTTACCAGCAGCAGTACAAGCCAATGATAACGTACCTGCTACCCTAGCAATAAAACTAGACCTGAAGCAGCAACAAGGTGAATATCATCCTCCTTATGTTGCTGCTTGGTTAGAAAATACTAAAAAAGATCCGGTCAGAACACTGCTGCTTTGGCGTAAAGAGCCTAAATGGTTAAAAGACATTCGCCGTTGGTGGCGTAATGTTGGTCGAAAAGATGCAGAGCTAGTCGATGCTATAACTTCAGCAACACACGCTGCTGGTACTTTTCCGCTTTCATTTAAAGCGACTGACGATCAGCAACAAGCGTTGCCTCAAGGCGACTACGTACTTTATATCGAAGTCGTCCGCGAAAAAGGCGGACGTGCCTTACTCAAACAAGCATTTAAGATCGACAACACTGCACAAAAATTTACCCTGAATGAAACCGCCGAGACTGGCGAAATTACTTTTACTGTTACACCTTAG
- a CDS encoding TonB-dependent receptor produces the protein MLKTRLSLLALLIAQSASAETLQEKVINDNVERIVVTGSRIVESIDEVPATITIINRQQIEAQLKVSPELQSLLAALVPGLAPSTGSSSNSGQTLRGRSPLVMIDGVPQSTPLRNGSLGIRTLDASTIERIEVIKGATSIYGNGAAGGIINYITKKANNSGKVNGHFSLSSRFSAVKFEDSAGQRLEASINGTIDKFSYVLNASYEENGVQRDAEGDVQGLIYGLSDAKVQNYFSKFGYQFDDDKSLQLTYNHYRSEQQSDLVDVTGSVNSGEKTYAITAPAGTKPLGVPQGPKNDNFMVKYTDEALFDNTQIVIDAYAQKIDNIFFFSASLANPSEGYSGGQSLIKSDKKGLRVTLNSQFEWDNLEGTFIYGIDALNDVTSQPLVDGRKWVPEMDMENLAGFFQSKWVYNDDLIIKAGIRREEIDLAVDDYSTLKLCVSADTCSIPLDVTGDTLNYRATTYNLGIRYNIMASFQPFANYSQGADISDIGRLLRTATVTDISLIQTQASIIDNYEIGFISDIDNLHFEFSAYRSTSELGTTNEYDPNTGVYLPVRAPQEIYGYEALAHYKFNSELNVTATYAWVEGKDTANDIYLGAQQISAPKGTININWQPMDNANVAVTYLYVGDRKKFDQVDGQYVGDKGPVDSYHIVNLSGSYNLSDDWSGFIGIENLFNQDYFPAKSQAYTYNGYNVKGLGTTVNMGINYQF, from the coding sequence ATGCTAAAAACCAGATTAAGTTTGCTTGCGCTACTGATTGCTCAAAGTGCTAGCGCCGAAACACTTCAAGAAAAGGTAATAAATGATAATGTAGAACGTATCGTTGTTACTGGTAGTCGTATCGTCGAAAGTATCGATGAAGTACCGGCCACAATTACCATTATTAATCGCCAGCAAATTGAAGCCCAACTAAAGGTTTCACCTGAACTACAATCCCTACTTGCTGCATTAGTACCGGGTTTAGCACCTAGTACGGGTTCTTCAAGTAACTCAGGCCAAACCTTGCGAGGTCGTTCACCACTGGTGATGATTGACGGTGTGCCGCAATCTACACCACTACGAAATGGCTCTTTAGGTATTAGAACCTTAGACGCAAGTACGATAGAGCGCATTGAAGTTATTAAAGGTGCAACCTCTATTTATGGTAACGGCGCGGCTGGTGGCATCATTAACTATATTACTAAAAAAGCTAATAATAGCGGTAAAGTAAACGGTCACTTTAGTTTGTCTAGTCGTTTTAGCGCGGTTAAATTTGAAGATAGCGCCGGTCAAAGACTAGAAGCGTCAATCAACGGTACAATCGATAAGTTTAGCTATGTACTTAACGCAAGTTATGAAGAAAACGGCGTCCAACGAGATGCTGAAGGTGATGTGCAAGGCTTAATTTATGGTTTGTCAGACGCCAAAGTACAAAACTATTTCTCTAAGTTTGGCTATCAATTTGACGATGATAAATCCTTACAGCTTACCTATAACCATTATCGTTCTGAGCAGCAAAGCGACTTAGTTGATGTTACCGGCAGTGTTAACTCAGGTGAGAAAACCTATGCCATTACCGCCCCTGCAGGTACAAAACCGCTTGGCGTACCACAAGGCCCGAAAAATGATAATTTTATGGTTAAATATACCGATGAGGCCTTGTTCGATAATACCCAAATTGTTATCGATGCTTATGCACAGAAAATTGATAATATCTTTTTCTTTTCTGCCTCATTAGCCAATCCTAGTGAAGGTTATAGTGGTGGCCAGTCATTAATAAAATCAGATAAAAAGGGCTTGCGAGTCACGCTTAACAGTCAATTTGAGTGGGATAATCTTGAAGGCACTTTTATTTATGGTATTGATGCCTTAAACGATGTCACCTCACAACCCTTGGTTGATGGTCGTAAATGGGTTCCAGAAATGGATATGGAAAACCTAGCTGGTTTTTTCCAGAGTAAGTGGGTTTATAATGACGATTTAATTATTAAAGCCGGTATCCGACGTGAAGAAATTGATCTCGCTGTTGATGATTACAGCACACTGAAATTGTGTGTATCAGCAGACACCTGCTCTATTCCATTGGATGTTACTGGCGACACCTTAAATTATCGCGCAACCACCTATAACTTAGGCATTCGTTATAACATCATGGCGTCATTTCAACCTTTTGCTAATTATTCACAAGGTGCTGATATTTCAGATATCGGGCGCTTACTGCGTACCGCAACCGTTACCGATATTAGCTTAATTCAAACTCAAGCCTCTATTATCGATAATTATGAAATTGGTTTTATCTCCGATATAGATAATCTCCATTTCGAATTTTCCGCTTATCGCAGCACTTCAGAGCTAGGCACTACCAATGAATATGACCCAAATACGGGTGTCTATTTACCGGTTAGAGCACCGCAAGAAATCTATGGCTATGAAGCATTAGCGCATTATAAATTTAACTCTGAACTCAACGTAACCGCAACTTATGCTTGGGTTGAAGGTAAAGACACAGCCAATGACATTTACTTAGGTGCACAACAAATTAGCGCCCCTAAAGGTACCATCAACATTAATTGGCAGCCGATGGACAATGCCAATGTTGCCGTCACATATTTATATGTTGGCGATCGGAAAAAATTCGATCAAGTCGACGGGCAATATGTCGGTGATAAAGGACCAGTTGATAGTTATCATATCGTTAACCTAAGCGGTAGTTACAACTTAAGCGATGATTGGTCGGGTTTTATCGGTATAGAAAATCTATTTAATCAAGATTATTTCCCGGCAAAATCACAAGCTTATACTTATAACGGCTATAACGTTAAAGGCTTAGGCACTACGGTAAATATGGGCATAAACTATCAGTTTTAA
- a CDS encoding dipeptidase — protein sequence MLKKLTLLPATIITYALMSLTLSSSVNAANTTTPQVSRVAQTTADYAVATYQQDMVNSLRALVKHNTVAKEGVSIDDNPVHVAFKAELKKQALALGLDYRDDGYIVVVGLGDQKERVGIITHGDVQPVNPKKWTKSPFELDTTTEPGKLIGRGTEDDKGPISTALYAMKAIKDKKIALNKRIKLYIYMAEESDWEPLKAYIETHELPQTNITIDAEYPVVTAEKGYGTIKLAFKKQEMPTISPYISEFSGGFFASQIPEDASATIENANVVLLQRLIRKARSYQGVNFDLELKDSTLTVNALGKSAHSSKPDDGINAIPYLADFLSDSRWVNNGPGTLVNFINDNIGLGLEGKKFGSIAYQDDFMGVMTVAPTVIKQHDDNLELNINIRRPQGKSKSQLSTEIHQAVDNWNHKFDADVQELEHYIGDPFIQKDAPHIDTLLAVFSHFTGIKDAKPIAIGGGTNSRLFPNAVSFGPSMPNTEYTGHSEHEFITMDQFVLNLKMYTAVLVELAK from the coding sequence TTGCTTAAAAAACTTACGCTTTTACCTGCAACAATTATTACCTATGCGCTTATGTCATTAACATTAAGCTCATCCGTTAATGCAGCCAATACCACAACACCACAGGTCAGCAGAGTCGCACAAACAACGGCTGATTATGCCGTAGCGACTTACCAGCAAGATATGGTTAATAGTTTACGTGCTTTGGTAAAACATAATACCGTTGCTAAAGAGGGAGTATCCATTGATGACAACCCAGTGCATGTCGCCTTCAAAGCTGAATTAAAAAAACAAGCACTCGCATTAGGCTTAGATTATCGTGATGACGGCTATATAGTCGTGGTTGGTTTAGGCGATCAAAAAGAACGTGTTGGCATTATCACTCATGGCGATGTACAACCGGTTAACCCTAAAAAATGGACGAAATCGCCTTTCGAACTTGATACAACGACCGAACCGGGCAAATTAATTGGTCGTGGCACTGAAGACGACAAAGGTCCAATTTCAACAGCCTTATATGCCATGAAAGCAATTAAAGACAAAAAAATAGCGCTTAATAAACGTATCAAACTCTATATTTATATGGCAGAAGAGTCTGATTGGGAGCCATTAAAGGCCTACATAGAAACCCATGAACTACCACAAACCAATATCACTATTGATGCCGAATATCCGGTAGTCACAGCAGAAAAAGGCTATGGCACTATTAAGCTAGCCTTTAAAAAGCAAGAAATGCCGACTATTTCACCTTATATTAGTGAATTTAGTGGTGGTTTTTTTGCTAGCCAAATACCTGAAGATGCTAGCGCAACTATTGAAAATGCTAATGTAGTGTTACTGCAAAGATTAATACGTAAAGCACGTAGTTACCAAGGCGTAAACTTTGATCTTGAACTAAAAGACAGTACCTTAACCGTTAATGCGTTAGGAAAGTCCGCACACTCTTCTAAACCTGACGATGGTATTAATGCTATCCCTTACCTCGCAGATTTTTTATCAGATAGTCGTTGGGTAAATAATGGCCCCGGCACCTTGGTGAACTTTATTAACGATAATATTGGCTTAGGATTAGAAGGCAAGAAGTTTGGCAGCATTGCCTATCAAGATGATTTTATGGGGGTAATGACAGTCGCACCGACCGTGATAAAACAACATGATGATAACCTAGAACTAAATATCAATATACGACGCCCACAAGGGAAAAGTAAATCTCAGCTTAGTACCGAAATTCATCAAGCAGTCGATAATTGGAATCATAAGTTTGATGCAGATGTGCAAGAGCTAGAGCATTATATTGGCGACCCTTTTATCCAAAAAGATGCGCCACATATTGATACTTTATTAGCTGTTTTTAGTCATTTCACTGGCATTAAAGACGCTAAGCCCATTGCTATTGGCGGCGGTACAAACTCACGTTTATTCCCAAATGCCGTTAGCTTTGGCCCTTCAATGCCAAATACAGAATACACCGGCCATTCAGAGCATGAGTTTATTACTATGGATCAGTTTGTTTTAAACTTAAAAATGTATACCGCAGTATTAGTCGAACTTGCTAAATAA
- a CDS encoding PepSY domain-containing protein — protein MKVWLRRTHLVLALVSGLFIVSLSISGSLLIFAKDIQAFINPNFWLVTLDKTQQQPLALSELIQHIELVSDAPIKVIEQAEDPQRIWLVSLANNDYLNINPYSGKVVLKHQFYDTFYGFIMSWHRWLLYQTTTKATPLRVLISLASLMLIIEILIGGYLWLKPKKPLKRLNIKWRSKTKVLLYQLHTTLGVFACIPLILIAFTGMTFHWQSATKQVVEWLSFSKVENHNFQHEPLDKQQGYSLDKAYQSAQLALPEGKVYRIYLPKSSEQPLALRIKMPNESHANSWSWADPNSGEVLGSFDASKTSIATKVWNFKYKFHIGDFIAWPIKVLWLLLSLLPSFFVISGIYLWLKRKQK, from the coding sequence ATGAAAGTTTGGCTTCGACGCACACATTTAGTGTTAGCACTGGTCAGTGGCTTATTTATTGTCAGTTTAAGTATTTCAGGCTCATTACTCATTTTTGCCAAAGACATTCAAGCCTTTATCAACCCAAACTTTTGGCTAGTCACTCTTGATAAAACTCAACAACAGCCATTAGCCTTATCAGAATTAATACAACACATTGAATTAGTTAGCGATGCTCCAATTAAAGTTATTGAACAAGCTGAAGATCCACAGCGCATTTGGCTAGTTAGCTTAGCAAATAATGACTACTTAAATATAAACCCTTATAGCGGCAAAGTTGTGCTTAAGCATCAGTTTTACGATACTTTTTATGGTTTTATAATGTCGTGGCATCGTTGGCTTTTATATCAAACAACAACAAAAGCAACGCCACTTAGAGTCTTAATTTCACTTGCTAGCTTGATGCTGATAATAGAAATATTGATTGGTGGCTATTTATGGTTGAAACCTAAAAAGCCACTCAAACGTCTGAACATAAAATGGCGCAGCAAAACCAAGGTATTATTGTATCAATTACATACCACACTCGGCGTTTTTGCATGTATACCACTGATACTCATTGCCTTCACAGGAATGACCTTTCATTGGCAATCAGCCACTAAACAAGTCGTTGAATGGTTAAGTTTCAGTAAAGTTGAAAACCATAATTTTCAGCATGAACCACTCGATAAGCAGCAAGGTTACTCGCTAGATAAAGCCTATCAATCAGCACAATTGGCCTTGCCAGAAGGTAAAGTTTATCGTATTTATTTACCCAAAAGTAGTGAGCAGCCTTTAGCATTACGTATTAAAATGCCTAACGAGAGTCACGCAAACAGTTGGAGTTGGGCAGATCCAAATAGCGGCGAGGTATTAGGCAGTTTTGACGCGAGTAAAACCAGTATTGCAACTAAAGTATGGAATTTTAAATATAAGTTTCATATTGGTGATTTTATCGCTTGGCCGATAAAAGTGCTTTGGTTACTCCTGAGCTTACTCCCCAGTTTTTTTGTCATATCGGGAATTTATCTCTGGTTAAAACGAAAACAGAAATAG
- a CDS encoding TonB-dependent siderophore receptor: MKYSPLFLAISMATSITAYADNNSIEVIEVTGSYFNDYKVDEAKGAMRTDVSLLETAQSVTVISSTIVEEQLATTLGEVLTNDASLSAGSKQRNREVFNLRGFELSSSNGYLRDGHQHWSHYQQPIETLEAVEVIKGPSSILYGQSGPGGLVNMVTKKPTARRLFSFGADTDQEGSTRFTLDAGGALNDDESLRYRGILVKQDVTYQREYQNGDQRERDRFLGALVVDYDVSEDLFLRVHYDYTNDKAGLDTGGWLNEDGDLIGDRKTIRDMSWAFTDIDVENYGADINYNINDTWQVTVGYNEQTFERQRFESAAQKESGFVEGDEYTSKPYDRFDDWQFTTKFIDFVGEFDFAGVSHQLLIGANSLDYYYGQLKDSVKGTVEDPYPTYSAGNSEVAKPNVNYKNDTTLSSSEYDYYGIYLQDLVTFNDNWQVSFGGRYDKQNKEGADNESFLPKFGVLYHPSAQATIYYSYSEGFEPQSSATLDNDTDINHGMKLDAMESKQSEIGVKWQLVDDRLMLSGAIFDISKMGKLIQEDLVDSEFESRTTQAGEQRHKGFELGAQGAINDKLFIMSSLINIDAEYERDALYQGNTPVDVPEWSAALWSRYELTDKLAFNAGAFYEGSRFADNQNTIKKDSYTRIDLGATYQMDINEHELHLRFNINNLLDKKYLIGGGTSSVTAADGISFRLAAQLAF, translated from the coding sequence ATGAAGTACTCACCGCTGTTCTTGGCGATATCTATGGCAACGTCAATAACTGCATATGCTGACAATAATTCAATAGAAGTCATTGAAGTTACCGGTAGCTATTTTAATGATTACAAAGTGGATGAAGCAAAAGGTGCCATGCGTACTGATGTTTCATTACTTGAAACTGCGCAATCAGTTACAGTAATTTCAAGCACAATTGTAGAAGAACAGTTAGCGACCACCTTAGGTGAAGTACTTACCAATGATGCCAGTCTTTCAGCTGGCTCTAAACAACGCAACCGTGAAGTATTTAATCTTAGAGGTTTTGAATTAAGTTCTTCAAATGGTTATTTACGCGACGGCCATCAACATTGGTCACACTATCAACAGCCAATAGAAACATTAGAAGCGGTTGAAGTAATTAAAGGTCCTTCAAGCATTTTATATGGCCAATCAGGACCCGGCGGTTTAGTAAACATGGTGACTAAAAAGCCTACGGCAAGGCGTTTATTCAGCTTTGGTGCTGACACAGACCAAGAAGGCTCAACACGTTTTACTTTAGATGCTGGTGGCGCATTAAACGATGATGAATCACTGAGATATCGTGGTATTTTAGTCAAACAAGATGTTACTTATCAACGTGAATATCAAAATGGTGATCAACGTGAGCGCGATCGTTTCTTAGGTGCTCTTGTTGTTGATTATGATGTTTCAGAAGATTTATTTTTGCGTGTACATTATGACTACACCAATGATAAGGCTGGATTAGATACCGGTGGTTGGTTAAACGAAGATGGCGATTTAATTGGCGATCGTAAAACCATTCGTGATATGTCATGGGCATTCACTGATATCGATGTTGAAAACTATGGCGCTGATATAAATTATAATATCAATGACACTTGGCAAGTAACGGTTGGTTACAATGAACAGACATTTGAACGTCAACGTTTTGAATCTGCTGCTCAAAAAGAGTCAGGTTTTGTTGAGGGCGATGAATACACATCAAAGCCGTATGACCGTTTTGATGATTGGCAGTTCACCACTAAATTTATCGACTTTGTCGGCGAGTTCGATTTTGCCGGTGTTAGTCATCAACTATTAATTGGCGCTAACTCGTTAGACTATTACTACGGCCAACTTAAAGATTCAGTTAAAGGTACAGTTGAAGACCCATACCCTACTTATTCAGCGGGTAATAGTGAAGTTGCAAAACCTAATGTTAACTATAAAAATGACACAACGCTATCGAGCAGTGAATACGACTATTACGGAATTTATCTTCAAGACTTAGTTACTTTTAACGACAACTGGCAAGTTTCATTCGGTGGTCGTTATGACAAACAGAATAAAGAAGGTGCTGACAATGAATCATTCTTGCCTAAGTTTGGTGTGCTTTACCACCCTTCTGCGCAAGCAACGATTTATTATAGTTACAGCGAAGGTTTTGAGCCACAAAGTAGCGCAACGTTAGACAATGATACCGATATTAACCATGGCATGAAGTTAGATGCAATGGAATCAAAACAAAGCGAAATAGGCGTAAAATGGCAACTTGTTGATGACAGACTTATGCTTAGTGGCGCAATTTTTGATATCAGCAAGATGGGTAAGTTAATTCAAGAAGATCTGGTTGACTCTGAGTTTGAATCTCGCACAACACAAGCCGGTGAACAACGCCATAAAGGTTTTGAGCTTGGCGCCCAAGGTGCTATTAACGACAAGTTATTTATCATGTCATCTTTGATCAATATCGACGCTGAATATGAACGAGATGCGCTATATCAAGGCAATACACCAGTAGATGTACCTGAATGGTCTGCCGCTTTATGGTCGCGCTATGAGTTAACCGATAAGCTAGCCTTTAATGCTGGTGCATTTTATGAAGGATCACGGTTTGCTGATAACCAAAACACCATCAAAAAAGACAGTTATACCCGTATTGATTTGGGTGCGACATATCAAATGGATATTAATGAACATGAGCTTCACTTACGCTTTAACATCAATAACCTATTAGACAAAAAATATTTGATTGGTGGTGGAACCAGTAGTGTAACGGCCGCTGATGGTATTAGCTTTCGTTTAGCTGCCCAGTTAGCATTTTAG